GGTTAACCCCACGGCTCCCTTCAGCAGAGACGGCGTTAGGGCTGTGCTGAACGCCACGGCGAGGGGGGTGAGGGTGGCCTACTTCTACGACATGAGGGCCAGCGCGGTGGTGGTGAGCTCCGGCGCGGCCTACGTGGCGCCCTACTCCCTATTCGCGGTGTTCGACCCGTTGCTGACATACTTCAACATGTCGGGACTGAGGGCGGTTTACAACTTCACCGCCGGCGGGGCGAACTACACAGAGAACTGGCAGTTCGTCGCAGTGAGGCCCCGGGGCAACTGGACACTGCTGAGGGGGGTGGAGAGGCTCCTCCTCTTCAGCCCCTCGGCCGTGGCGGCCAGCACGCCGCTTAGGCTAGAGGCCTGGGGCTACGTATTCGGCTACGGCTGGGGCAACTACACAGTGGCGGCCCAGGTGGGCAACTTCACTTTCATAGGCACCGTGAGGTCCTTCACGCCGTACTTCATAACCCAGGGAGACAACTGGAGATTTTTCAAAAACGTGGTGGACTGGCTCGTAGAGAAGAGACCTATTGCGAAGAAGCTCGGCCCCGTGTCTGCCGTGATATATACAGGTTGAGCTCCCTCAGCAAATCCCCCAGCAGGGCCCTGGGTATCCTGGCGCCAGCCGCGTTTTTGTGGCCCCCGCCAGAGGCGGACTGCCTCCTGGCGAATTCCCTCAAGAATGCGTTGAGATCCACTCCTGCAGAGGAGCGGAGGCTCATGACGTAGATCTCCCCCCTCTCCTCGGCGGCGAGGCCCACCAAGGCATCTTTGAGGCCTCTGGCTAAATTAGCGGCGAGGCCCAGGGGGCCAGGCGGGTTTATGACATAGGCCACCTTGCCCTCCACCAACGCGTTTTTCTCCACCCACCCCACGAGGGCCTCGTTTACCCGCGCCTGCTCCTCCGCCAGCTTGAGCAACTTCGCCATGGCTGAGGGGGCCCCGTTCCCAGCAAGGTGGTTGACGACTTCCCGCTTGAATTCATGATCTTTCCGCGCCCGCTCCAGCCCCTGCATTAAGACGCCGGCCTCGTAGTATACAATTCTCTTGTCCCAACGCTCCAGCGCCGACCTTACCCACTCGGTGTAGTCCATGTAGTCGCTTATGGCGCCGTACAGAGCCACGCGGGTGTAGGCGCGGGGGAGTCTGCCGGCCAGCCGCCGGTAGACAAGCTCAGACGCCGACGGCCCCTCCTCGTGCACCACCTCCACCCCCGGCAGATCCGCGGAGAGGGGATGGTGGTCGATGTAGACAACGCGTCCCGTGTATCTAGAAAAAACTTCCCGCGCCTCGCCCGCGATTTTCTCGTCTATGGCTACGTCGACGATGTAGACGTCGCCAGCCGCCGCCTCGCGGAAGTCCTTTACGAGATCCACCGGGTGTGTGAAGTAGATCCGCACCTCGTCGTAATCGCCGGCAAGGGCCGCCTTCACAAGCGCCGCGGAGCACACGCCGTCTGCGTCACCGTGTGCCATAATTGTGAGAACACGCCCCACGTGTTGTATTAATTAACTCCGTTATATAGATAGATGTGCGGACTCTCCTCCTGTACTCCAAGGAATGGCGCGATGAAAACATCCAGCGCCTCTACAAGGCCTTTACTGTCCTCCTCCAGAGGCAGAGGGCCTACGCCCTTGAGAAAATAGTAGCTAAGGCGCCGAACCGGGCCCTGGTATTCACCTACCCATGCGGCTGGCACGGCGACGTCTTATTCATAGCCCCCTACATTGTGGCCGTAGGGCCCTTTGAGAGAGATGCCTTCATAGACATGGTCTTGACACTGCCTGACCGAGTGGCCTTCACCATTCTAGAAGGCGGGTGGACTCTTGAGGAGGTGTTCAAGAAATTTGGCCCCTTCGACGTAGGAATCGCATGCGAGGGATCCCCAGTCAGCGGAGCCAGGAGGTACGTACATAAGATGATAGTTATAAAAGTCGGCGGCCCAATGGGCGAGCTGATAAATACACTATATAGGCCGGAGGACACGGAGGCGGACGAGGTGATTGAGGCGCCCGTCTAGCCGGCGGAGATGCGTAAATACGTAATATTCGTCGGCGTGGGCGGCGTGGGGAAGACCACCCTAGTCTATAGACTAGTCAGCGTGAGGCAGGCGCCCCCGCCGACTAAGCGCCCCGGCTTCTACCACGCCTATCTAAAAGGCGGCTCCTACTACATCCTAGACGTGCCGGGGCAGTACGTGGACGAGGTGGTGGAGACTATTTCCAAAATGGTTTTCATGTATTTCGACCGCGCCCTACTCGTCTACGACCTCACTAGACGCGACACCCTCCAGGCCCTATACGAAATCGCCGACAGGCTCTGCCGCTTCCACAAATGCATATCAGCCAAGGAGCTGTGGGTGGTGGGGAACAAGAGGGACCTCGCCGTGAGCTTGGGGGTGGAGCACACGCCGGATTTATCTACGCTGGGTGCCCAGAGATATGTTAAAATATCAGCAATACACGACCCATTTGACAAACTACTGGAGCTGTTGCCATGATCTGCGAATACCTCGCAAGAGGCGCCGTGTGCTCCCAGGCCTACAGGAGGTGGAGCAGGCCGGAGTTTTTCAAGAGATTAGGCCTCCCCCCGCCGGGGCCCGCGCCGAGGTGCACAGAGGTGGAGGAGGCGGCCGCCTACCTTGTGGACCACCTGCTGATTCCATTCTACGAGGGGAGGGAGGTGGCCCTCACCCCGGCGGCAGTGTCGGCGCTGGAGGCGATCTCCGCGCCGTTGCAGGCGCTAGAGGGGGAGCTCTCCGCCTACGTGCCAGAGGACCCAGTCATGGTGTACACCGGGCCGTGCGTTTTCGGCACGAGGATGAGGAAAAACGCCGTAATCACAGGACCCAGACCCATCATAGAGAGGCTAGCCGAATATCTACAAGCCCCCAGCCACCACTTCGTGGCAATTGACGAGGGCGAACCCGCGGAGCTGGCTGAAAAATACGGAGTCCAAGCCGCGGTGAGTTGCATCACCGCGCCCCGGGCTCCCTTGAAGAGCTACGTCTTGACATGTTGGGAAAACCAGTGGCTGGGAGAGCTACTAAGCAAGGCGCTCGGCATGCCTCCGGCAACCGAGGGCATAGCCGTGCCGCTACGCCACGCCAAGCTACTCATCCAGCACCCAAGAAAAAATTTAAATAAGCGCTAGACAGTACACGGCGGCTGAGAGCCCCGGAGGGGCCCGGTGAGCGCCGCAGTCGGTCCCCCTTGTACAACAACTCCCCCTCTGCTTTTAACGCCCCTCACCTCATGTAAGCAATGTATTTAAGAGAGGCACCCCCCTACCCGCATGGAGATTGTTGTGAGGGACGTGGTGAAGCTCTACGGCGACTACCCAGCCCTCAGGGGGGTAAGCCTCGAAGTCCCCAGGGGGGTCTTCCAGTGCCTCATCGGGCCCTCCGGCTCGGGCAAGTCCACCCTCCTCCACATAATAGGCGGCGTGGACAAGCCGACCCAGGGCGAGGTGTGGGTGGCCGGCACGAGGCTGAACGACCTCGGCGACGACCAGCTGGCGGAGTTTAGAAACAGAAACATCGGCTTCGTCTTCCAGCTCTTCTACCTAATCCCCAGGATGTCTATACTAGAAAACGTGGAGCTCCCCCTCATACTCAGGGGAGTCCCCAGGGAGAAGAGGAGAGAGGCGGCGCTGGAGGCGCTGAAACTCGCAGGCCTCGGCCACGTCGACCCCCGCAAGAAGCCTACACAACTCTCCGGCGGCGAGCAGCAGAGGGTGGCTATTGCACGCGCCATTGTGACAAGGCCCAGAATCCTCCTCGCAGACGAGCCGACGGGCAACCTAGACAGCGCCACGGCTAAGGTAGTTATGGAGACCTTCCTCAACCTCAAAAAGGAGCTGGGCGTCACCATCGTCATGGTGACCCACAACCTAGAGCTACTAACCTACTGCGACCGCTACGCCAAGATGCGAGACGGCAAGATCGTGGAAACCGGCTAAGCGACCAAGCCTCTAGGCACCACCTCCACGCCGGGTTAGACCCACCCCCGCCGGCATGCGGCTATGAAACCGGCATATACACGGTATATAGGTATATATAGTGGGTCCATTCAGAGGCTGTGTGCCTCGACAAAGAGAAATTAGTAGCCGCGGTTGAGAACCTCAGCCCACCTCTCAAGGCGCTGATAAACATAGCGACGTTGAGAATAGTGGGCAGACCCCTTGAGCAGTTGCTCGAAACAACGCCCCGCGAAGCGCTCAAGGCATTTCTCCAATTCGCGGGGCCCCACAACTACCAGCTACTACTCCGAATATTCCAGCAACAATTAGCCAAGCAGAAATGCTACGTAACACTGGAGGAGCTAGACAGATTTATACAGAGATGAAAAAGAGGGAGTTAGCAGGGTATATCCACCCCCACCTTGCCGCCCGGCGCCCGAACTGCTTGTACTACGCCTTTATCTACTCTAATCACGACGTCGAAGAACATGTCGAATTTCTCAAGGTCGCGTAGAGACACCACTATGGCAGGTCCCATTTGTGCAATTTTCCGCAACACCTTCAACACCTTGTATAGGCTCTCGTCGCCATACA
The sequence above is drawn from the Pyrobaculum ferrireducens genome and encodes:
- a CDS encoding ABC transporter ATP-binding protein — its product is MEIVVRDVVKLYGDYPALRGVSLEVPRGVFQCLIGPSGSGKSTLLHIIGGVDKPTQGEVWVAGTRLNDLGDDQLAEFRNRNIGFVFQLFYLIPRMSILENVELPLILRGVPREKRREAALEALKLAGLGHVDPRKKPTQLSGGEQQRVAIARAIVTRPRILLADEPTGNLDSATAKVVMETFLNLKKELGVTIVMVTHNLELLTYCDRYAKMRDGKIVETG
- a CDS encoding DHHA1 domain-containing protein — its product is MGRVLTIMAHGDADGVCSAALVKAALAGDYDEVRIYFTHPVDLVKDFREAAAGDVYIVDVAIDEKIAGEAREVFSRYTGRVVYIDHHPLSADLPGVEVVHEEGPSASELVYRRLAGRLPRAYTRVALYGAISDYMDYTEWVRSALERWDKRIVYYEAGVLMQGLERARKDHEFKREVVNHLAGNGAPSAMAKLLKLAEEQARVNEALVGWVEKNALVEGKVAYVINPPGPLGLAANLARGLKDALVGLAAEERGEIYVMSLRSSAGVDLNAFLREFARRQSASGGGHKNAAGARIPRALLGDLLRELNLYISRQTRGRASSQ
- a CDS encoding Rab family GTPase; translated protein: MRKYVIFVGVGGVGKTTLVYRLVSVRQAPPPTKRPGFYHAYLKGGSYYILDVPGQYVDEVVETISKMVFMYFDRALLVYDLTRRDTLQALYEIADRLCRFHKCISAKELWVVGNKRDLAVSLGVEHTPDLSTLGAQRYVKISAIHDPFDKLLELLP